In Drosophila santomea strain STO CAGO 1482 chromosome 2L, Prin_Dsan_1.1, whole genome shotgun sequence, a single window of DNA contains:
- the LOC120458491 gene encoding probable trehalose-phosphate phosphatase C — MPEKQVAPAISKLEDFAHNLPGYLSAETPVAVLLDYDGTLAPIADNPAKTKMPVELEAILHKIAKHPKVFLAVISGRGLKDVQKQVNIDGITYAGNHGLEIEYPDGSRHDYELPTEIQKNYIAMVKELKEKVEKNGAWVEDKKVSLTYHYRDTPVALKDQQKQLASEICKKFGFRANQAHEAIEAKPPVNWNKGEAALYILKQKFGDNWPQAVSVIFAGDDTTDEDAMRVLRGLGRSFRISADAQIQTYADFRLPKQAVMTDLLKWIANVYVS, encoded by the exons ATGCCTGAGAAACAAGTGGCACCTGCAATCAGCAAACTGGAGGATTTTGCGCATAATTTACCTGG GTATCTAAGTGCTGAAACGCCAGTTGCCGTACTCCTGGACTACGATGGCACCCTAGCTCCCATTGCGGACAATCCGGCGAAGACCAAAATGCCCGTGGAACTGGAGGCCATACTGCACAAGATAGCCAAGCATCCGAAAGTTTTTCTCGCAGTGATCTCGGGTCGCGGCCTCAAAGATGTGCAAAAACAAGTGAACATCGATGGCATCACCTATGCCGGCAATCACGGACTGGAAATCGAGTATCCCGATGGCTCCAGACACGACTACGAGCTGCCCACAGAGATCCAAAAGAACTACATCGCTATGGTTAAGGAGCTCAAGGAAAAGGTGGAGAAGAATGGGGCCTGGGTCGAGGATAAGAAGGTATCGCTCACCTATCACTACCGAGATACGCCCGTGGCGCTGAAGGATCAGCAAAAGCAGCTGGCCTCGGAGATCTGCAAGAAGTTTGGCTTCCGTGCGAATCAGGCACATGAAGCCATCGAGGCGAAGCCACCAGTAAATTGGAACAAGGGAGAGGCTGCCCTGTATATTCTAAAGCAGAAATTCGGCGATAATTGGCCGCAGGCAGTCAGTGTGATCTTCGCTGGCGATGACACCACCGACGAAGATGCCATGAGA gtGCTCAGAGGCTTGGGTCGCTCTTTTAGAATTTCGGCAGATGCGCAGATTCAAACTTATGCGGATTTCCGATTGCCCAAGCAGGCTGTGATGACCGATCTTCTTAAGTGGATAGCCAATGTGTATGTTTCCTAG